A portion of the Punica granatum isolate Tunisia-2019 chromosome 7, ASM765513v2, whole genome shotgun sequence genome contains these proteins:
- the LOC116213530 gene encoding RNA-binding protein 25-like isoform X1, producing MSRCFPFPPPGYVRKAGAGSVDNVDLLKQIQLLLRVSDDNMKLYLLLNDANDFNILTDKHREKRDKREKKDREKREGKERKEKDRSDEKQRDKKEKKDKHRDKKKDKEKEKEKERDKEREKDHSSSSNDKKLPTQIGRINEEKTFNEKGPLLSRLPAGQTGEMSISKEKEREKQRNSTPDGKRPAGQTVDKIISTNNNSSRDIGDNNKYVQELEKRVGNDRNSGTQLAEKYMVAERKKDEGMVPFLAKPTAGVRPEGKERNKERRDNEQKVERVNGILKVRNFSGAVQSRILEVPTPLEQCVEKEIEWRDKLKGREDVDKRADKWKEKDGERKGQEKVKESSKERKEERSKEKSERNRHNEQEGLRSSRKNEMLSSPLTKNLQEPVKEPDKTVAASENVLKKRKDPETNGFLHANEIRSNKLQKQMLASRSLLENGRTLEPFASSQVAPPLPGPTNNSNNILEANKEKRKINGVTESRPTRPASSPLQNQQPTTQADLLLAEVPLVRPPHPDSKHLDEILSRVPRMEELPELDDDQSWLFHSNCEDSKKPKWGHRVDDVTSQVWGESLHIESADIYALPYVIPY from the exons ATCCAGCTGCTACTGCGAGTCTCTGATGATAACATGAAATTATATCTGCTGCTTAATGATGCCAATGACTTCAATATCCTTACT GATAAGCATAGAGAGAAGAGGGATAAAAGGGAGAAGAAGGATAGAGAGAAGCGAGAGggtaaagagagaaaagagaaagatcGGAGTGATGAGAAGCAGAGGgacaagaaagagaaaaaggataAACACAGAGACAAAAAGAAGGACAAggagaaggaaaaggaaaaagaaagggataaggaaagagaaaaggatCATAGCAGTTCCTCTAATGACAAGAAGCTTCCAACACAGATTGGACGCATCAATGAAGAGAAGACTTTTAATGAAAAAGGACCCTTACTGTCTAGGTTACCTGCTGGGCAAACTGGGGAAATGTCCATATCGAAGGAGAAGGAAAGGGAGAAACAGAGGAATAGCACTCCTGATGGGAAGAGACCTGCTGGGCAAACTGTTGATAAGATCATTTCAACCAATAATAATTCATCGAGGGATATCGgtgataataataaatatgtgCAGGAGCTTGAAAAGCGTGTAGGAAATGACAGGAACAGTGGAACCCAGCTGGCCGAGAAATATATGGTTGCAGAGAGGAAAAAAGATGAAGGCATGGTTCCTTTTTTGGCAAAGCCTACTGCTGGTGTCAGGCCGGAAGGGAAAGAACGTAACAAAGAACGAAGAGACAATGAACAGAAGGTGGAAAGGGTTAATGGGATTTTGAAGGTCCGGAATTTTAGTGGAGCTGTTCAAAGTAGAATCCTGGAAGTACCTACACCATTGGAGCAGTGTGTTGAGAAGGAAATTGAATGGAGGGATAAGTTAAAGGGTAGAGAAGATGTGGATAAGCGGGCAGATAAATGGAAGGAGAAAGATGGGGAGAGAAAGGGCCAAGAGAAAGTGAAGGAGTCGAGTAAAGAGAGGAAGGAGGAAAGATCAAAGGAGAAAAGTGAGCGTAATAGACATAATGAGCAGGAAGGGTTGAGATCAAGCAGAAAGAATGAGATGCTAAGTAGCCCACTTACAAAAAACCTGCAAGAGCCTGTAAAAGAGCCTGACAAAACTGTAGCTGCTTCTGAAAATGTTCTTAAGAAGAGGAAGGATCCCGAAACAAATGGGTTTCTGCATG CCAACGAAATCCGATCCAACAAGTTGCAGAAACAAATGTTGGCCTCTCGGTCCCTCTTGGAGAATGGCCGGACATTGGAACCTTTCGCTTCTTCCCAGGTTGCTCCCCCCTTGCCTGGGCCCACTAATAATAGCAACAATATCCTCGAGGCAAAtaaggagaaaaggaaaataaatggggTCACTGAGAGTCGACCGACACGTCCTGCATCTTCCCCCCTGCAAAATCAACAGCCCACTACACAAGCTGATCTATTACTAGCTGAAGTGCCATTGGTAAGACCACCTCATCCTGACTCCAAGCATCTCGACGAGATACTAAGTAGAGTCCCAAGAATGGAGGAATTGCCTGAATTGGACGATGACCAAAGCTGGCTCTTTCACAGCAATTGTGAGGATTCAAAGAAGCCAAAATGGGGTCACAGGGTGGATGACGTGACCTCTCAGGTTTGGGGAGAATCTCTTCACATAGAGTCAGCTGATATTTATGCTCTGCCTTATGTGATCCCCTACTGA
- the LOC116213530 gene encoding RNA-binding protein 25-like isoform X2, whose translation MSRCFPFPPPGYVRKAGAGSVDNVDLLKQDKHREKRDKREKKDREKREGKERKEKDRSDEKQRDKKEKKDKHRDKKKDKEKEKEKERDKEREKDHSSSSNDKKLPTQIGRINEEKTFNEKGPLLSRLPAGQTGEMSISKEKEREKQRNSTPDGKRPAGQTVDKIISTNNNSSRDIGDNNKYVQELEKRVGNDRNSGTQLAEKYMVAERKKDEGMVPFLAKPTAGVRPEGKERNKERRDNEQKVERVNGILKVRNFSGAVQSRILEVPTPLEQCVEKEIEWRDKLKGREDVDKRADKWKEKDGERKGQEKVKESSKERKEERSKEKSERNRHNEQEGLRSSRKNEMLSSPLTKNLQEPVKEPDKTVAASENVLKKRKDPETNGFLHANEIRSNKLQKQMLASRSLLENGRTLEPFASSQVAPPLPGPTNNSNNILEANKEKRKINGVTESRPTRPASSPLQNQQPTTQADLLLAEVPLVRPPHPDSKHLDEILSRVPRMEELPELDDDQSWLFHSNCEDSKKPKWGHRVDDVTSQVWGESLHIESADIYALPYVIPY comes from the exons GATAAGCATAGAGAGAAGAGGGATAAAAGGGAGAAGAAGGATAGAGAGAAGCGAGAGggtaaagagagaaaagagaaagatcGGAGTGATGAGAAGCAGAGGgacaagaaagagaaaaaggataAACACAGAGACAAAAAGAAGGACAAggagaaggaaaaggaaaaagaaagggataaggaaagagaaaaggatCATAGCAGTTCCTCTAATGACAAGAAGCTTCCAACACAGATTGGACGCATCAATGAAGAGAAGACTTTTAATGAAAAAGGACCCTTACTGTCTAGGTTACCTGCTGGGCAAACTGGGGAAATGTCCATATCGAAGGAGAAGGAAAGGGAGAAACAGAGGAATAGCACTCCTGATGGGAAGAGACCTGCTGGGCAAACTGTTGATAAGATCATTTCAACCAATAATAATTCATCGAGGGATATCGgtgataataataaatatgtgCAGGAGCTTGAAAAGCGTGTAGGAAATGACAGGAACAGTGGAACCCAGCTGGCCGAGAAATATATGGTTGCAGAGAGGAAAAAAGATGAAGGCATGGTTCCTTTTTTGGCAAAGCCTACTGCTGGTGTCAGGCCGGAAGGGAAAGAACGTAACAAAGAACGAAGAGACAATGAACAGAAGGTGGAAAGGGTTAATGGGATTTTGAAGGTCCGGAATTTTAGTGGAGCTGTTCAAAGTAGAATCCTGGAAGTACCTACACCATTGGAGCAGTGTGTTGAGAAGGAAATTGAATGGAGGGATAAGTTAAAGGGTAGAGAAGATGTGGATAAGCGGGCAGATAAATGGAAGGAGAAAGATGGGGAGAGAAAGGGCCAAGAGAAAGTGAAGGAGTCGAGTAAAGAGAGGAAGGAGGAAAGATCAAAGGAGAAAAGTGAGCGTAATAGACATAATGAGCAGGAAGGGTTGAGATCAAGCAGAAAGAATGAGATGCTAAGTAGCCCACTTACAAAAAACCTGCAAGAGCCTGTAAAAGAGCCTGACAAAACTGTAGCTGCTTCTGAAAATGTTCTTAAGAAGAGGAAGGATCCCGAAACAAATGGGTTTCTGCATG CCAACGAAATCCGATCCAACAAGTTGCAGAAACAAATGTTGGCCTCTCGGTCCCTCTTGGAGAATGGCCGGACATTGGAACCTTTCGCTTCTTCCCAGGTTGCTCCCCCCTTGCCTGGGCCCACTAATAATAGCAACAATATCCTCGAGGCAAAtaaggagaaaaggaaaataaatggggTCACTGAGAGTCGACCGACACGTCCTGCATCTTCCCCCCTGCAAAATCAACAGCCCACTACACAAGCTGATCTATTACTAGCTGAAGTGCCATTGGTAAGACCACCTCATCCTGACTCCAAGCATCTCGACGAGATACTAAGTAGAGTCCCAAGAATGGAGGAATTGCCTGAATTGGACGATGACCAAAGCTGGCTCTTTCACAGCAATTGTGAGGATTCAAAGAAGCCAAAATGGGGTCACAGGGTGGATGACGTGACCTCTCAGGTTTGGGGAGAATCTCTTCACATAGAGTCAGCTGATATTTATGCTCTGCCTTATGTGATCCCCTACTGA